From the Pseudobacteriovorax antillogorgiicola genome, the window CTAATGGCTATTGGCTTGCCGCAAAACCCGAAGAACGGCTGATGCTCAACGAAGCCGATGCTGCAGAAGTGGATTCTATATGGCATTCAGTATATGGAGACAGGATGCAAGAGCTTGTTATCATCGGCTTGAATATGAATCATTCCGAGGTCGCTCAGGCATTAGATGCTTGTCTTGAGAAAACTACTTTGGAAACTAGCTTCCCCAGTCGTTGGCAGAATCTACCTGACCCTTTTCCAGCTTGGCACTAACTATAGTCATCAGGTTTCTCATGTACAAAGATGGACTTTTAGACCCCTTCAATATTGAGCACCATGTTTTAGATCAATTGCCTGAAGATGTAATGATCTTAAACTCTCTTGATGACATTGATTCATTTCTCTCTTCCGAAAAGGATCTAGCTTTGGGAGAGTTCTCCCAAACTGATGACTATCAGCAGATCATTCGCTTACGGATAAACGAACAAGTGGATATCGATCGAGAGTTTCAAAGCCTTGATGACCTTTATGAACGAGCACCTGGAGCTGAAAGCCTCGTGTCAATGTATGCTCCTCTACTCTTGCGTTTAGACCAAGCTATGGAATGGAAAACCAAGCGAATCACCGTTAAAGTTATCCGTGATCAGATGTGTCCTCTTTTCCATGTGGACAATTTGAAGTTGAGATTTATCGTAACACTACAAGGCCCCGGAACGCAGTGGCTCATGGGCCGCGATGTTATTCGAAAAAATCTAGGCAAGGGTGGGCGCAAGCCAATTGCCAAAAAAAACTGCTACCTTCAACAAATTCAAACGGGGCAGGTCGCACTTCTTAAAGGTCTTAAATTTCCAGGTTCGAAAGGCCTTGTCCATCGATCTCCGAGCATTAGCCCAGTTTCAGATACCCCCCGTTTGTTTTTGCGAGTCGACTTTATCGACTAGCGATAGAATGGATTGGTCCTTCCGGAATTGTGATATGTGGCACCCACTCTAGACTGAAGTCGAAAGCCTCCTGCGTTAGGAGTCTTGGCTTAGGTACGATCAGCTGAGTCGCACTCGGTTGAATTTTCAGTTTTGATCGAGAATTCTGAGAAAATATCAGTTTTCCATCGATCAAAGGTTGGACTTTGAAAAGCTGGTGGTTTTCCATCCAAAATTTGCACTCAACTGAGGTTCTGAATGCACCTCACGACTTCCAATGACTTTAGGATGGCTGAATATTCCCTTGTTTTATAGGCTCACGTGAGTCCGTAGATCACCACAGCTTCTTTGCAAAGTCATAGCTGAGGCTCATCCTTGAATCCTCGAAATCTTGGGTAATTCTATAAAACTGGTGCTGTTCATGCTGGTGAGGGACATCGATTTTTGAAACCCTTCCTTCCTCATCAATCAATCATGCTCTTAATTGTAGTCAGTGTATTTGTTTAACCTGTTGGAGGTGCTCATGACTGGACTTGGAATTATTCTTTTGGTCTTCCTATTGTTTGTAAAGAAAGTGGAAAATGAATTAGCTCTTAAACAGCTCTACAGAGCATGGTATATCGGGCTCGCCTATTGGTTCAGCATAATAATA encodes:
- a CDS encoding DUF1826 domain-containing protein; translation: MYKDGLLDPFNIEHHVLDQLPEDVMILNSLDDIDSFLSSEKDLALGEFSQTDDYQQIIRLRINEQVDIDREFQSLDDLYERAPGAESLVSMYAPLLLRLDQAMEWKTKRITVKVIRDQMCPLFHVDNLKLRFIVTLQGPGTQWLMGRDVIRKNLGKGGRKPIAKKNCYLQQIQTGQVALLKGLKFPGSKGLVHRSPSISPVSDTPRLFLRVDFID